In the genome of Limnobaculum zhutongyuii, one region contains:
- a CDS encoding TIGR03750 family conjugal transfer protein, whose translation MASIDFLPDRLNREPSVFRGLTTSELFIAFLLGFFSGLFFGVIPAIALQLWPLIPTCALLFAALAILWGGKYFARLKRGRPDTWLYLAIAAWFARRGFGDTRLIQFGAIWSIKRS comes from the coding sequence ATGGCCTCAATCGACTTTTTACCCGACCGACTCAACAGAGAACCGTCCGTATTTCGGGGTCTCACCACCAGCGAGCTTTTTATCGCCTTCTTGCTTGGGTTCTTTAGCGGGTTATTTTTCGGCGTTATTCCCGCTATAGCTCTGCAACTCTGGCCCCTCATACCCACCTGCGCCCTGCTATTTGCGGCCTTAGCTATTTTATGGGGCGGTAAATACTTTGCACGCCTTAAACGCGGCAGGCCAGATACCTGGCTCTATCTGGCAATTGCTGCATGGTTCGCCCGACGTGGGTTTGGTGATACGCGATTAATTCAATTCGGCGCCATTTGGTCAATAAAACGGAGTTAA
- a CDS encoding PFL_4703 family integrating conjugative element protein produces MSKFKHALAARDSHINSLRLGLVIILIIAMGLWYGWQTAPRDLTIHNPPDLRAGSTRAWWEVPPGSVYAFTFYIFQQLNRWPTNGDVDYARNLQSLNAYLTPACHSQLEQDYRYRRDAGELRDRVRGTYEIPGRGFNNKRVEVIDRDNWLVTLDLTVDEYYRSEPVKRALVRYPIKVVRYDVDAENNPWGLAIDCYSANPQRLEAAPASGADK; encoded by the coding sequence ATGAGCAAATTTAAACACGCACTGGCCGCCCGAGATTCTCATATCAACTCGCTGCGTTTAGGTCTGGTTATTATTCTGATCATCGCCATGGGATTGTGGTACGGATGGCAAACCGCACCACGAGATTTAACCATTCATAATCCTCCAGACTTACGAGCCGGGAGCACCAGAGCCTGGTGGGAAGTCCCTCCCGGTAGTGTCTACGCCTTTACGTTTTATATTTTTCAGCAGCTCAACCGCTGGCCAACCAATGGCGACGTTGACTACGCCCGTAACCTGCAATCGTTAAATGCTTACCTGACACCCGCTTGCCACTCTCAATTAGAACAAGATTATCGTTATCGGCGTGACGCCGGTGAGCTAAGAGATCGTGTCCGAGGGACTTATGAGATCCCGGGCAGAGGTTTCAATAACAAACGTGTCGAAGTTATCGACCGGGACAACTGGTTAGTTACGCTCGATTTGACGGTCGATGAATATTACCGTTCTGAGCCGGTTAAACGGGCTCTCGTTCGTTATCCCATCAAAGTTGTACGCTATGACGTGGATGCAGAAAATAATCCATGGGGATTAGCCATCGACTGTTACTCCGCTAACCCACAGCGATTAGAAGCTGCCCCAGCTTCAGGAGCGGATAAATGA
- a CDS encoding TIGR03749 family integrating conjugative element protein, with the protein MKHILIFLSVLISAGAQAVELMKWERIPLQISLNVDQERIIFVDRNVRIGYPASLDGKIRLQSAGGTVYLLANEPFPPSRLQLRNVENGELILLDISAKVGKTVLEPVKLVYGDSVFSNQQDGGRGTQNTASEAQPEQPYTLSIPQPVALTRYAAQSLYAPLRTIEALPGIQQVSVRLPATISTLLPSEPIIATPLNAWRSGNYVVTAIKLKNTSRQRIALDPRALQGHFYAATFQHAWLGAIGTPEDTTVVYLVTRNHGAEQAVLPEPVPETSNKLGAKP; encoded by the coding sequence ATGAAACATATCCTCATTTTCCTATCGGTTTTAATCAGTGCCGGTGCCCAAGCGGTTGAATTGATGAAATGGGAACGCATTCCTCTGCAAATTAGTTTAAACGTGGATCAAGAGCGGATCATTTTCGTTGATAGAAACGTTCGAATCGGCTATCCAGCCAGCCTTGACGGTAAAATTCGGCTACAGAGCGCCGGTGGTACAGTGTATCTACTGGCCAACGAGCCATTTCCCCCCAGCCGTTTACAGCTGCGGAACGTAGAAAATGGTGAGTTAATACTGCTCGATATCAGTGCTAAAGTCGGTAAAACGGTGCTTGAACCAGTTAAGTTAGTTTACGGTGATAGTGTTTTCAGCAATCAGCAAGATGGGGGGCGGGGAACTCAAAACACAGCATCGGAGGCTCAACCAGAGCAGCCCTACACGCTTTCTATTCCACAGCCGGTTGCCCTGACGCGCTATGCAGCGCAAAGTCTGTATGCCCCTTTGCGCACCATCGAGGCATTACCAGGAATTCAGCAAGTATCCGTCAGACTCCCTGCTACTATTTCAACGCTCTTGCCCAGTGAACCTATCATCGCAACCCCACTCAATGCCTGGCGTAGCGGCAATTATGTTGTTACTGCAATTAAGCTAAAAAATACCAGTCGCCAACGAATTGCTCTCGACCCCAGGGCGCTCCAAGGCCATTTTTATGCTGCCACATTCCAGCACGCTTGGTTAGGGGCAATCGGAACGCCTGAAGACACAACGGTGGTGTATTTAGTGACTCGCAACCATGGGGCAGAACAAGCGGTTCTACCAGAGCCAGTCCCTGAAACCAGTAACAAATTGGGAGCAAAGCCATGA
- a CDS encoding TIGR03752 family integrating conjugative element protein, with protein sequence MKLKPNNMLKLILPIAVLGAIFIGLKSCNAPSPDSDNQKIVSIAVADLTDEELQALGIDGDTAADTVATLVGQMKQYRRELQEIKTNNSTLLKENQLLREREQSVDTRIASALNSERDTLRGEMRSQQNSLVDEFQSRLEKLTSSNHLSGDLPIGLGLESSDLPDQSGNNIRWIEPQDAINDDAQKSSPGFSFPTRFKSLDDSELGQDQKEFRAALKGERDIEDAKPVYTLPENSTLMGSVAMTALLGRVPINGTVTDPYPFKVLIGRDNLTANGIELPDVEGAVMSGSASGDWTLSCVRGNVHSITFVFRDGTVRTVPPASDKAQNSGDSQQSSVIGWISDPQGLPCVPGTRKSNAAEYIGSQFLLSGSAAAADAFANGNTTTVVDGSSVTTAVTGSSGQYVLGQMLGGGLKETSDWFKQRYGQMFDAVYVPPGHPIAIHISKQIPIDYEQQGRKVKYDDATNINAELD encoded by the coding sequence ATGAAGCTGAAACCCAATAATATGCTCAAGCTGATCCTACCTATTGCTGTTTTAGGGGCCATATTTATCGGACTTAAATCCTGTAATGCGCCGTCACCAGATTCGGATAATCAAAAGATAGTGTCAATTGCGGTGGCTGACTTAACCGATGAGGAGCTGCAAGCACTCGGTATTGACGGTGATACCGCTGCCGATACGGTGGCGACGTTAGTGGGTCAAATGAAACAATATAGGCGTGAACTCCAAGAGATTAAAACCAACAATTCCACGCTACTAAAAGAAAACCAGCTTCTTAGAGAACGAGAGCAGAGCGTTGATACTCGAATAGCGTCCGCACTTAATTCTGAGCGGGATACGCTGCGGGGTGAAATGCGTTCTCAACAAAACTCACTGGTTGATGAGTTTCAATCACGTTTAGAAAAGCTGACCAGTAGTAACCATCTATCGGGGGATTTACCTATCGGTCTGGGTTTAGAGTCAAGCGATCTACCCGACCAATCGGGCAATAACATTCGTTGGATTGAGCCTCAGGATGCCATTAATGATGATGCCCAAAAATCATCTCCGGGTTTCAGCTTCCCTACCCGTTTTAAATCTCTTGATGACTCTGAATTAGGTCAAGATCAAAAGGAATTTCGTGCAGCACTCAAAGGCGAGCGGGATATTGAAGATGCGAAGCCTGTCTACACACTCCCTGAAAATTCAACGTTGATGGGTTCCGTCGCTATGACCGCCCTACTTGGCCGAGTGCCAATTAACGGCACGGTAACCGACCCGTATCCATTTAAGGTGTTGATAGGTCGAGATAACCTGACTGCTAACGGGATTGAACTGCCCGACGTTGAAGGAGCCGTTATGTCAGGTTCAGCCTCCGGCGACTGGACGCTTTCATGCGTCAGGGGCAATGTTCATTCAATCACCTTCGTATTCCGTGACGGAACAGTGCGTACCGTCCCTCCAGCCTCAGACAAAGCGCAGAATAGTGGTGATAGCCAGCAAAGCAGTGTGATTGGCTGGATATCCGATCCACAGGGATTACCCTGCGTACCGGGTACGAGAAAATCCAACGCAGCTGAATATATCGGCAGCCAATTCTTGCTGTCAGGTTCAGCCGCTGCCGCCGATGCCTTTGCCAATGGTAATACGACCACCGTCGTCGATGGCAGCTCTGTAACAACTGCCGTCACTGGCAGCAGCGGCCAGTATGTTCTTGGTCAGATGCTCGGGGGCGGCTTAAAAGAGACCAGTGATTGGTTTAAGCAACGTTACGGCCAAATGTTTGATGCTGTGTATGTCCCTCCGGGCCATCCTATCGCGATACATATCAGCAAGCAGATCCCCATTGATTATGAGCAACAGGGCCGCAAAGTTAAATATGACGATGCCACTAATATCAACGCAGAACTGGATTAG
- a CDS encoding TIGR03751 family conjugal transfer lipoprotein: MKKTLLLILTITLVGCSTSQEDILPTNGKSMLDLWHQQAGGSQTLLDMRTQLRRPLTSPDTMTAAQREYTRTAENEVNQLFPRLPNPDLVMYVFPHLTGKGTTPVPGYSTVFSLHSRVEYALPGERTGEL, from the coding sequence ATGAAAAAAACACTTTTACTCATACTCACCATCACCTTGGTGGGTTGCAGTACCTCTCAAGAAGATATCCTGCCGACAAATGGCAAAAGTATGCTGGATCTGTGGCATCAGCAAGCCGGTGGTTCTCAAACCTTACTCGATATGCGCACTCAGCTACGACGACCGCTAACATCACCGGATACAATGACCGCTGCCCAGCGGGAGTATACTCGTACGGCGGAAAATGAAGTTAACCAACTTTTTCCACGCCTGCCGAACCCTGATTTGGTCATGTATGTCTTCCCTCATTTAACCGGTAAGGGAACGACGCCAGTGCCCGGCTATTCCACCGTTTTTTCGCTACATAGCCGCGTTGAGTACGCTCTACCAGGCGAACGAACAGGAGAGTTGTAA
- a CDS encoding YobI family P-loop NTPase: MGDNSYKFQKLTPISDVELGIYEDAIDFVFDNDDLKNIAISGQYSAGKSSLVESYKKNHPQLKFVHISLAHFRAADQISTDDPSKAINEVALEGKILNQLIHQINTDNIPQTNFKIKKKIKTKSIFINTFFMVLFIATILHITLFKKWIEFVPSLSEGVLTDFLRLSTKYDSLLISGSICAIISCFFIYKLIKAQKNRNVLKKINLQGNEIEIFEESDDSYFDRYLNEVLYLFENVSADAIIFEDMDRFNANHIFERLHEVNRLVNIHRKLVEKSWFSFIYNRFLAKNKKPTLRFIYLLRDDIFISKDRTKFFDYIIPVIPVVDSSNSYDQFISIFEKGDILSLFNERFLQGLSLYIDDMRILKNIYNEFLVYYNRLNITELDCNKMLAIIAYKNIFPRDFSELQLNQGMVFAIFNSKENIANDEINRLEKEIVTKENEINEINNEILESSQEVNVLYDHQLIPYNNYRHGYQNEIADVERRRSARVLNVENRSNGKLNSLNKELVKLRNELTYMSSKRLKEIISRENIDSIFKLIYTNEIGDKRDFNEIKSSEYFDLLKYLIRDGYIDETYTDYMTYFYENSLSRIDKVFLRSITDQKGKEPTYQLKNPKLVVARLREVDFEQEEVLNFDLLTYLLQTPAHVNLIKRLFKQLRENKSVEFIRDYFEAERAQPGFINRLNMLWPEFFSYALKESEFSADWVKRYSIGTFYYSASNTIEAINIDDCLTDYLSDSADYLAIAEPKVDKLISGFKLLGVSFASINFESANKALFDMVYQHSLYDINFSNLTLMLSEVYQLNSEDDIRHKNYTLVMSQHDSPLASYVNNHISDYLNMVLSSCDGSIVDDEAIVLSVLNNEEISDEQKDRYINYLQTSVTSLSEVENKSLWLSLLDKDIAVCSEENIVSYFANIDGLDDSLIGFINRTDAELDFASIDIEDEQKIKLFRAIIICNDLLNDKYEKLICSLNRIYSSSFGVKGIVGDKFKILVDKKIIRISLDSLKFIRENYPEQLFYYIKQNVETYVEIMTEESFVLDEAMSILSWNVDDDIKIKLLGFVKVPLIINSKEYSLAVNDYILENNFEPDELLSLTSSYKTWGTSTQSLILSRAIEYISTLITIPNYISEPLLKDLFTSENLDKQDKIALLIALLPNKDLSKTVCKEYLDLLGLSEFSKILGRGKPKIEVDATNQRLLTALKDNHLFYDFEEDKENPPYYKIIRRRSMFDSDT, encoded by the coding sequence ATGGGTGATAACAGCTATAAATTTCAAAAACTAACGCCTATCAGCGACGTTGAGTTGGGCATATATGAAGATGCTATAGACTTTGTTTTTGACAATGACGATCTAAAAAATATTGCAATATCAGGACAATACAGTGCAGGTAAGAGCAGTCTTGTCGAATCATATAAAAAAAATCATCCGCAACTAAAATTTGTTCATATATCACTTGCTCATTTCAGAGCTGCGGATCAGATTAGTACTGATGACCCCAGCAAGGCTATTAATGAAGTTGCGTTAGAAGGTAAGATCCTTAATCAGTTAATTCACCAGATTAATACTGATAACATTCCTCAGACGAATTTTAAAATAAAGAAAAAAATAAAAACTAAAAGTATTTTTATCAATACATTCTTTATGGTTTTATTCATTGCGACAATATTGCATATAACATTATTTAAGAAATGGATTGAATTTGTACCATCTTTATCAGAAGGTGTCTTAACAGATTTTTTAAGGCTATCAACTAAATATGATTCGTTGCTCATAAGCGGTTCTATATGTGCAATTATATCTTGTTTTTTTATTTATAAATTAATAAAAGCTCAAAAGAATAGAAATGTACTTAAGAAAATAAATTTACAAGGTAATGAAATAGAAATTTTTGAAGAGAGTGATGACTCTTATTTTGATCGGTATTTAAATGAAGTGCTATACCTCTTTGAGAACGTTAGCGCTGATGCAATTATTTTTGAGGATATGGATCGTTTTAATGCTAACCATATCTTTGAACGGCTGCATGAGGTAAATAGATTAGTCAATATTCATCGCAAGTTGGTTGAAAAGTCTTGGTTCTCATTTATATATAATAGGTTCTTAGCCAAAAATAAAAAGCCAACATTACGTTTTATCTATTTACTTCGTGATGATATCTTTATTTCTAAGGATAGAACTAAATTCTTTGATTATATTATCCCTGTCATTCCAGTTGTTGATAGTTCTAACTCTTACGATCAGTTTATCTCTATCTTTGAGAAAGGTGATATCTTATCATTATTCAATGAAAGGTTTTTACAAGGACTTTCATTATATATTGATGATATGAGGATATTAAAAAATATCTATAATGAATTTCTGGTTTATTACAATAGATTAAATATCACCGAGCTTGACTGTAATAAAATGCTGGCTATTATTGCCTATAAAAACATTTTCCCTAGAGACTTTAGCGAATTACAGCTTAATCAGGGTATGGTTTTCGCTATATTTAACAGTAAGGAAAATATTGCCAATGATGAAATAAATCGATTGGAGAAAGAAATTGTTACTAAAGAAAATGAAATTAATGAAATAAATAATGAAATACTCGAGTCTAGTCAGGAGGTTAATGTTTTATATGATCATCAACTAATTCCATATAATAATTATCGTCATGGCTATCAGAATGAAATAGCAGATGTAGAGAGAAGAAGAAGTGCTAGAGTGTTGAATGTTGAAAATAGAAGTAATGGTAAATTAAACAGTCTAAATAAGGAGCTTGTTAAGTTAAGAAATGAATTAACTTACATGAGTAGTAAAAGGCTAAAAGAAATTATATCAAGAGAAAACATTGATAGTATATTTAAACTCATCTATACCAATGAAATCGGCGACAAAAGAGATTTTAATGAAATAAAAAGCAGTGAGTATTTTGACTTGCTCAAATACCTTATCCGTGATGGCTATATTGATGAAACCTACACCGACTATATGACCTATTTTTACGAAAATAGCCTGAGTCGGATTGACAAGGTATTTTTACGCAGTATTACCGATCAAAAAGGCAAAGAGCCTACCTATCAACTTAAGAATCCCAAGCTGGTCGTTGCCCGCCTTCGAGAGGTGGATTTTGAACAGGAAGAGGTGCTTAATTTTGATCTATTAACTTACCTGCTTCAGACGCCAGCTCATGTGAATTTAATAAAACGCTTATTTAAACAGCTTAGAGAGAACAAAAGCGTTGAGTTTATTCGCGACTACTTTGAAGCAGAGAGAGCCCAGCCTGGCTTTATTAATCGATTAAATATGCTGTGGCCTGAGTTTTTTTCTTATGCTCTTAAAGAGAGTGAGTTTTCTGCTGATTGGGTTAAACGCTACTCGATAGGCACATTTTATTATTCTGCTAGTAATACCATTGAGGCCATCAATATTGATGATTGCCTAACTGACTACCTCTCTGATTCGGCGGATTATTTAGCAATAGCAGAGCCGAAGGTTGACAAGTTAATTAGTGGTTTTAAGCTGCTTGGCGTCTCTTTTGCCAGTATTAATTTTGAAAGCGCAAATAAAGCACTCTTTGATATGGTTTATCAGCATTCACTTTATGATATTAATTTTTCCAACCTGACCTTAATGCTGAGTGAGGTTTATCAGCTTAACAGTGAAGATGATATTCGCCATAAGAACTATACGTTAGTGATGTCACAGCATGATTCTCCCTTGGCTAGTTATGTTAATAACCATATTAGTGACTATCTGAATATGGTTTTATCTAGTTGCGATGGTTCAATCGTGGATGATGAAGCTATTGTTTTATCTGTTCTCAATAATGAGGAAATATCGGATGAGCAAAAAGATAGGTATATAAACTATTTGCAAACTTCCGTGACCTCTCTCAGTGAGGTCGAGAACAAATCCTTATGGTTATCGCTACTGGATAAAGATATAGCAGTTTGTTCTGAAGAAAATATAGTGTCTTACTTTGCAAATATTGATGGATTAGATGATTCACTTATTGGATTTATCAATAGAACGGATGCAGAGTTGGATTTTGCAAGTATTGATATTGAAGATGAGCAAAAAATTAAACTGTTTAGAGCGATTATTATCTGTAACGATTTATTAAATGATAAATATGAGAAATTAATTTGTTCGCTAAATCGTATTTATAGTTCCTCCTTTGGTGTCAAAGGTATTGTAGGTGATAAATTCAAAATATTAGTGGATAAGAAAATTATTCGTATAAGTTTGGATTCACTTAAATTTATACGAGAAAACTATCCTGAACAGCTTTTCTATTATATCAAACAGAATGTCGAAACCTACGTTGAAATAATGACGGAAGAGAGCTTTGTCTTAGATGAAGCTATGTCGATACTTTCTTGGAACGTTGATGATGATATAAAAATTAAGCTACTCGGGTTTGTTAAAGTACCGCTTATTATTAATAGCAAGGAATATTCCCTTGCCGTTAATGATTATATTTTAGAAAATAATTTTGAACCAGACGAACTCTTAAGTTTGACGTCATCATATAAAACATGGGGAACCTCCACTCAGTCACTCATTCTGAGTCGAGCAATAGAGTATATCTCAACATTGATAACAATCCCCAATTACATTTCTGAACCGTTACTAAAAGACCTGTTTACCTCAGAGAATCTGGATAAGCAGGATAAAATAGCACTATTAATCGCCTTATTACCGAATAAGGATTTGAGTAAGACGGTCTGTAAAGAGTATCTTGATCTGCTTGGTTTATCGGAGTTTAGTAAAATTTTGGGGCGAGGCAAGCCTAAGATTGAGGTCGATGCAACTAATCAACGTTTATTAACAGCATTAAAAGATAATCATTTATTCTATGATTTTGAAGAGGATAAGGAAAATCCCCCTTATTATAAAATAATAAGGCGACGCTCTATGTTTGATTCAGATACATAG
- a CDS encoding TIGR03757 family integrating conjugative element protein: MSVSNLSKVLTLTFLMLFTSQGIAETKETIIFTNNNNLLLGTPTNTVIYNLDDPERLISNAFSSLPSDRKTAEKHSQKVMSSKNWQQQDAALRESFKGVIKAWSLGIEKVPAIVMEGRFVVYGTTNVELAREKLKQFQGGH, translated from the coding sequence ATGTCAGTATCTAATTTATCAAAAGTTCTCACGCTTACTTTTCTTATGTTATTCACCTCCCAAGGGATCGCGGAAACAAAAGAAACCATCATTTTTACCAATAACAATAATCTATTATTAGGCACTCCAACAAATACTGTGATCTACAATCTCGATGATCCTGAGCGTCTGATATCCAACGCCTTTAGTTCTCTTCCATCCGATCGCAAAACGGCGGAAAAGCATAGTCAAAAAGTCATGTCTTCCAAAAATTGGCAACAACAAGATGCCGCTCTAAGAGAATCCTTCAAAGGCGTTATCAAAGCCTGGTCGTTAGGCATAGAAAAAGTCCCAGCTATTGTGATGGAAGGTAGGTTTGTTGTTTATGGTACAACCAATGTAGAACTTGCCAGAGAAAAGCTGAAGCAGTTTCAAGGGGGCCATTGA
- a CDS encoding TIGR03756 family integrating conjugative element protein encodes MRLRLILSLIATVTLPASAINTAGIIASSLSAPCLEYKVVGICYWLLCTPYGCSVKTSVKVKHYIPDLVVSSYSNTGDNPWSEMAFLGVSIPIIAESGGNTNARPSNEKTQTRFKNADAIGHPSSEAFYKFLSGFGYSCSGSATAFQPYFISTLDALAWRTGLPESLYPEALIPGQREVKQTGDLWGNVFPRAGALSQTHDYKVGAVIAQRVADIVTRAGQPHVYLPLTASHSPGYWPPESVQEGKTNNHKWQMLAPRLDNSCAIFPDRSTLDTYSDKLAADGGYAWALWRPYSCCQRRGQTFLGSTGG; translated from the coding sequence ATGCGCCTCCGCCTCATACTCTCTTTGATAGCTACCGTGACACTCCCCGCCTCTGCTATCAATACCGCTGGAATTATTGCATCCTCACTCTCAGCGCCCTGTCTTGAATATAAGGTGGTTGGCATTTGCTACTGGCTACTCTGTACACCCTACGGTTGTAGCGTTAAAACCTCAGTAAAAGTAAAACACTATATTCCCGATCTGGTCGTTTCCAGCTATAGCAATACCGGCGATAACCCGTGGAGTGAAATGGCCTTTTTGGGTGTGTCCATCCCGATCATTGCTGAATCAGGCGGCAATACGAATGCACGTCCGAGTAATGAAAAAACGCAGACTCGATTCAAGAATGCTGATGCTATCGGTCACCCAAGCAGTGAAGCATTCTATAAATTTTTGTCTGGTTTTGGTTACAGTTGCAGCGGTTCAGCCACTGCTTTTCAACCTTATTTTATCAGTACTTTGGATGCGTTAGCCTGGCGAACCGGTTTGCCAGAAAGTCTCTATCCTGAAGCACTAATTCCTGGACAGCGTGAGGTTAAACAAACGGGCGATCTCTGGGGCAATGTATTTCCCCGCGCCGGAGCGCTGAGCCAAACTCATGATTATAAGGTAGGAGCTGTTATCGCTCAGCGCGTCGCGGATATCGTGACGCGCGCAGGGCAACCTCATGTCTACTTACCGCTAACGGCAAGTCATAGTCCCGGATATTGGCCACCAGAATCCGTACAAGAGGGAAAAACTAACAACCATAAATGGCAGATGCTGGCACCTAGACTCGATAACAGCTGTGCCATATTCCCTGACCGTTCAACTCTCGATACCTACTCAGACAAACTCGCCGCTGACGGCGGCTATGCGTGGGCATTATGGCGTCCTTATAGCTGTTGCCAGCGCCGTGGCCAAACCTTTCTCGGCAGCACCGGAGGTTAA
- a CDS encoding integrating conjugative element protein — translation MMKYVNFPARNVLSTSILMALLSISISTCAANEYGFDNHGAIADNVYYQIGGGSAISPSLTRRSTNPLTVGIGWNADLMCGNFDINTTVKNQLNGVTDGFKDLMGDVISNATGAVASLPAMIIQRANPQLYDLLTNGVLQGRLDFDKAKLSCENMAEKMADYAYGSAWVQGAKAENYQTIVSGETDAVRANQQASKEAAEKGKRWVGGQQRGGKNQAPIKLIRDTTVAGFNILNGREPNSTSTVNKSDCKGQLCKTWTKPEDAAKWMTRVVGEQTINVAPTNDQGSNNSNKSGAQAGVGLNPLIQEEQDRIIEVMADLVNGKIKPTSENLAKASGGNLMLTRGVVEALQDDPDAAVLVQRLSGEMAIAEVTEQALLARRAMLAGMREPNIANEKEAQDALGRSSQILDQELTQLKLEMDMRKSLADNAATTILNRKTLRDTLQGRAVESSDDVDSRVNKLNSTHVGEP, via the coding sequence ATGATGAAATACGTCAACTTTCCAGCAAGAAATGTCCTGAGCACCAGCATCTTAATGGCTCTTTTATCGATCTCCATAAGTACCTGCGCTGCTAATGAGTATGGTTTCGATAATCACGGGGCCATTGCTGACAATGTTTACTATCAGATTGGCGGTGGCTCAGCGATTTCTCCTTCTTTAACACGGCGTTCAACCAATCCCTTGACGGTGGGGATTGGATGGAACGCAGACCTAATGTGCGGCAATTTTGATATTAATACCACCGTTAAAAATCAACTTAATGGTGTTACTGACGGGTTTAAAGACTTGATGGGTGATGTCATCAGTAATGCGACCGGTGCCGTAGCAAGCCTTCCAGCGATGATTATTCAGCGAGCCAATCCACAGCTTTATGACCTGTTAACCAATGGTGTCTTACAAGGTCGGTTAGATTTTGATAAAGCGAAACTAAGCTGCGAAAACATGGCTGAAAAAATGGCTGATTACGCGTATGGCTCTGCCTGGGTTCAAGGCGCTAAAGCAGAAAACTATCAAACCATTGTCTCAGGAGAAACAGATGCGGTCAGAGCTAATCAGCAGGCCAGTAAAGAAGCAGCCGAAAAAGGGAAAAGATGGGTTGGCGGCCAACAGCGCGGCGGCAAAAATCAGGCTCCGATAAAACTTATCCGCGACACCACGGTTGCTGGATTCAATATCCTGAATGGCCGCGAACCGAATTCCACGTCCACGGTGAATAAGTCCGATTGTAAGGGGCAATTGTGTAAAACATGGACTAAACCGGAAGACGCTGCTAAATGGATGACTCGAGTCGTTGGAGAACAGACCATTAACGTTGCACCGACTAACGATCAAGGGAGTAACAACAGTAACAAGAGCGGCGCTCAGGCTGGCGTCGGCCTAAACCCGCTAATTCAGGAAGAACAAGATCGCATCATTGAAGTGATGGCCGATTTGGTCAACGGTAAAATCAAGCCAACCTCAGAGAATTTAGCAAAAGCCAGTGGTGGGAATCTCATGCTCACTCGAGGCGTGGTCGAGGCACTACAAGATGACCCAGATGCAGCAGTACTGGTTCAACGCCTGTCGGGTGAAATGGCTATTGCTGAGGTAACAGAGCAAGCGCTATTAGCGCGTAGAGCCATGCTTGCCGGTATGCGAGAACCAAATATCGCCAATGAAAAAGAAGCCCAAGATGCACTGGGACGCTCCTCCCAGATCCTCGATCAGGAACTCACCCAGCTCAAATTAGAGATGGATATGAGGAAATCACTGGCAGATAACGCTGCGACCACCATTCTCAACCGCAAGACCCTACGCGATACGTTACAGGGCCGTGCCGTTGAAAGTAGTGATGATGTTGATAGCCGAGTGAATAAATTGAATAGTACTCATGTAGGGGAACCATAA